A genomic window from Actinomycetota bacterium includes:
- a CDS encoding Rdx family protein — translation MRVRITYCTSUGYLRRAVGLAAELLDECSEEIEELTIVPASGGVFDVEVDGDVVFAKKEAGRFPADGEIVGLLP, via the coding sequence ATGCGCGTACGCATCACGTACTGCACCAGCTGAGGCTACCTGCGGAGGGCCGTCGGTCTGGCGGCCGAGCTTTTGGACGAGTGCAGTGAGGAGATCGAGGAGCTGACCATCGTCCCCGCCTCGGGCGGCGTTTTCGACGTCGAGGTGGACGGGGACGTGGTGTTCGCGAAGAAGGAAGCCGGCCGCTTCCCGGCCGACGGGGAGATCGTCGGCCTGTTGCCCTGA
- a CDS encoding neutral/alkaline non-lysosomal ceramidase N-terminal domain-containing protein, whose translation MRRVVVSLSVALAVCASMLGASASPPVVLQPAVKAGFARADLSWHVGAGQGQHGSQGNTVVSDRFDPYAHGAKQTPSDGLQSRIYSRAMVVEGTDGTRVAYVGHDLYLQQDMLHRRVAQLLEGTGITRETLMISASHNHSAPYLSTTSFGVWYFTDAFDPRHFEYASRQIAASVKSAIEGLRPVRMGASVVHLDGVQHNVLGPGVADDGSPRGFPRDHYDTELAVVRFDDITDPANPRPYGALVNFGMHPESLETYDMPSADFVGAVERYFTEQTGAQVVWSQGGLGDSEPDQSRANPPSAGKEYWYRSFSQMDRMSREIASRAEDAFNDVAADEHEVPAKHVAWRTDFPVRMIDRTFAGPASHPVPSFSNCRIEPLLSRGEVRGPGLPTCTNRSGPASPGGSTAPLKDAGVPVPDQYSPPSYGGVQESVRLHLQVLQLGEVVLASCPCEPVTDMTLNLKSRLDHTAGDRYDGFDWPCSPSEADVVCDFREAGWRAPAPRSISRASYDRMRAQIHNDARGWEELENLTTAESEPTDPAKIKGNFTHEEIQSRCATCEGFRLPLMSGTTNDYLGYMVTYREYQAGDHYRKALTAFGPHTADYVNTRLVRMAAELQGGPAVSDALLDTALRAEEPAIAARLAATTKAGEAETAAFHAAMPDDAGPPAIVLEPQERLERFSAAQVRWRGGNHFLGTPRVRVEREVSPGVWRWAATQDGGEIPTTLEWKRTSDPQSAARFATGSHESIWTATYEVFDRTQPGTYRFVLDGEHRSGRQTETYTMRSRPFRVDVWSGVTTPAVEVTEESISFGRTVSYPRTYTPVGVRYISPSVSTPHGVPYCFRCTFRGWALTGAIASATVTVDGVPVEATLTDGRWVVSGLEPASSATIEPGDLVDGYGNVNGERIVLR comes from the coding sequence ATGCGCCGTGTCGTCGTCAGCCTGTCCGTGGCCCTCGCCGTCTGCGCGTCGATGCTGGGCGCGTCCGCCTCGCCGCCCGTCGTACTGCAGCCCGCGGTGAAGGCGGGGTTCGCGCGGGCGGACCTGTCCTGGCACGTGGGAGCCGGTCAGGGCCAGCACGGGTCGCAGGGGAACACCGTGGTGAGCGACAGGTTCGACCCGTACGCCCACGGCGCCAAGCAGACCCCGTCTGACGGGCTGCAGAGCCGCATCTACTCCCGGGCGATGGTCGTGGAGGGGACGGACGGCACCCGGGTCGCCTACGTCGGCCACGACCTGTACCTGCAGCAGGACATGCTCCATCGCCGCGTCGCGCAGCTCCTGGAGGGGACTGGGATCACGCGGGAGACGCTGATGATCTCAGCCAGCCACAACCACTCCGCCCCCTACCTCTCGACGACCTCCTTCGGTGTCTGGTACTTCACGGATGCGTTCGACCCGCGTCACTTCGAGTACGCCTCGCGGCAGATCGCAGCCTCGGTGAAGTCGGCGATCGAGGGGTTGCGGCCGGTCCGGATGGGGGCGTCCGTGGTCCACCTCGACGGCGTGCAGCACAACGTCCTCGGACCCGGCGTCGCCGACGACGGGAGCCCGCGCGGCTTCCCGCGCGACCACTACGACACGGAGCTGGCCGTCGTTCGGTTCGACGACATCACCGACCCGGCGAACCCTCGCCCGTACGGGGCGCTCGTGAACTTCGGGATGCACCCCGAGTCGCTCGAGACCTACGACATGCCCTCGGCCGACTTCGTAGGCGCGGTGGAGCGGTACTTCACCGAGCAGACCGGCGCCCAGGTCGTGTGGAGCCAAGGGGGGCTGGGCGACTCGGAGCCGGACCAGAGCCGGGCCAACCCACCCAGCGCGGGCAAGGAGTACTGGTACCGCAGCTTCTCGCAGATGGACCGGATGAGCCGCGAGATCGCCTCCCGGGCCGAGGATGCCTTCAACGACGTGGCCGCGGACGAGCACGAGGTCCCGGCGAAGCACGTCGCGTGGCGGACCGACTTCCCCGTGCGCATGATCGACCGCACGTTCGCCGGACCCGCCTCCCACCCGGTCCCCTCGTTCTCGAACTGCCGCATCGAGCCGCTCCTCTCGAGGGGGGAGGTCAGAGGCCCCGGTCTGCCGACGTGCACCAACCGATCGGGACCGGCCTCGCCCGGCGGGTCGACCGCGCCGCTGAAGGACGCAGGTGTACCGGTCCCGGACCAGTACTCGCCCCCCTCGTACGGCGGGGTCCAGGAGTCGGTCCGCCTGCATCTCCAGGTGCTGCAACTCGGCGAGGTCGTTCTCGCCAGCTGCCCATGCGAGCCCGTCACGGACATGACGCTGAACCTGAAGTCCCGTCTCGACCACACCGCGGGCGACCGCTACGACGGTTTCGACTGGCCCTGCTCGCCGTCCGAGGCCGACGTTGTCTGCGACTTCAGGGAGGCTGGGTGGCGCGCCCCCGCCCCGCGGTCCATATCGCGTGCCTCCTACGACCGGATGCGCGCCCAGATCCACAACGATGCGCGCGGGTGGGAAGAGCTCGAGAACCTCACCACGGCCGAGTCCGAGCCGACCGATCCCGCGAAGATCAAGGGCAACTTCACGCACGAGGAGATCCAGTCGCGCTGCGCGACCTGCGAGGGGTTCCGGCTCCCGCTGATGTCCGGGACGACGAACGACTACCTCGGGTACATGGTCACGTACCGCGAGTACCAGGCGGGGGACCACTACCGGAAGGCGCTCACGGCGTTCGGACCGCACACGGCCGACTACGTGAACACGCGCCTCGTCCGGATGGCGGCCGAGCTCCAGGGCGGACCGGCGGTCTCCGACGCCCTCCTCGACACTGCTCTGCGGGCCGAGGAGCCGGCCATCGCCGCGCGCCTAGCCGCGACAACGAAGGCCGGGGAAGCCGAGACCGCCGCTTTCCACGCCGCGATGCCCGACGACGCCGGCCCGCCGGCCATCGTGCTGGAGCCGCAGGAGAGGCTGGAGAGGTTCTCGGCCGCGCAGGTGCGGTGGCGAGGGGGCAACCACTTCCTCGGCACACCCCGGGTGCGCGTCGAGCGCGAGGTGTCACCCGGCGTGTGGCGGTGGGCCGCCACGCAGGACGGCGGAGAGATCCCCACCACGCTCGAGTGGAAGCGGACATCCGACCCACAGTCGGCCGCGCGCTTCGCGACCGGCTCCCACGAGAGCATCTGGACCGCCACCTACGAGGTGTTCGACCGCACCCAGCCCGGGACGTACAGGTTCGTCCTGGACGGGGAGCACCGGTCCGGACGACAGACCGAGACCTACACGATGCGATCGCGTCCGTTCCGGGTGGATGTCTGGTCGGGGGTGACCACTCCGGCCGTCGAGGTCACCGAGGAGTCGATCTCGTTCGGACGGACCGTCTCCTACCCCCGCACCTACACCCCGGTCGGCGTCCGCTACATATCCCCGAGCGTGAGCACGCCTCACGGCGTGCCCTACTGCTTCCGGTGCACCTTCCGGGGGTGGGCCCTCACCGGAGCCATCGCGTCGGCGACGGTGACCGTCGACGGCGTGCCGGTGGAAGCCACACTCACCGACGGCCGGTGGGTCGTGTCCGGCCTCGAGCCCGCATCTTCCGCGACGATCGAACCCGGTGACCTCGTCGACGGCTACGGCAACGTGAACGGAGAGAGGATCGTCCTGCGATGA
- a CDS encoding GH92 family glycosyl hydrolase, with the protein MRRASVLLLLAVLLPAGAVARPAASATDSDPARYVDPFIGTLGSGFVFPGPAAPFGMVQLSPDTEGYFAYTGYLYSDRFIRGFSHVHIQSMGVHMGGNLPFMPTVGAVQEDPLQYMSPFDHSAEEASPGYYGVRLGNGVHAELTAGLRVGVHRYTFPSALPANVIMDVGRSVPRESGVPLRPAAHASTIEQLDGRTVSGSATMSGRAPYTVYFAARYSRPFDSIRYWNPGGRPDSRSAAVTFAGGGEVTVEVGISYVDEAGALRNLDSEETDFDSLRAATREAWNDALGAIRVTGGTDADRTSFYTALYHAQHHPNVFSDADGRWRGYDGQVHTADGWTPYANFSMWDTYRGQMPLLSVIQPDRYRDMTRTLLEAKRQRTPSDPEEAQRNPARFPKWALNNTYPDYMVGEPVMPVLAEAWCRDLVDVDIASDLYTHMREQVLTHHREPSFVEHGFARRGYGGASETLEYAIAAFSFALVADRLGHQADRDAALALARNWASAIDPEIGFARPRQADGSYRAGYDPMMPDGFVEGTGWQYTWLVPHDVAGLFDVIGRVDPVSDRLDTFFSTWLAAATPTGAAEAQKHITAFGIAYYGNQYAPSNEHDLQAPYMYDWTDEPWKTQAVVRGLQSLYRPLPDGLPGNDDLGTLSSWYVWSALGLYPTVSGAPLYTVGSPVFERAEIAVPGGTFTVRSPGASPAAKYVKAATLDGQTFDATWLPDSALRPGGELVLEMDVLPNREWGASKPPSLSAGDLSAFGCRAG; encoded by the coding sequence ATGCGCCGTGCCAGCGTCCTGCTCCTGCTCGCCGTGCTGCTCCCCGCTGGAGCGGTGGCGCGGCCCGCCGCGTCTGCCACCGACTCGGACCCGGCCCGCTACGTCGACCCCTTCATCGGCACCCTCGGGTCGGGCTTCGTCTTCCCCGGTCCGGCCGCGCCCTTCGGGATGGTCCAGCTCTCCCCGGACACGGAGGGCTACTTCGCCTACACCGGGTACCTGTACTCCGACCGGTTCATCCGCGGGTTCAGCCACGTGCACATCCAGTCGATGGGCGTGCATATGGGCGGCAACCTGCCGTTCATGCCGACGGTGGGGGCGGTCCAGGAGGACCCGCTCCAGTACATGTCCCCGTTCGACCACTCGGCCGAGGAGGCCTCCCCCGGCTATTACGGGGTCCGGCTGGGCAACGGCGTCCACGCGGAGCTGACGGCCGGGCTGCGGGTCGGCGTCCACCGGTACACCTTCCCCTCGGCGCTGCCGGCGAACGTGATCATGGACGTCGGGCGCAGCGTTCCACGCGAGTCGGGCGTCCCGCTGCGGCCGGCCGCCCACGCGTCCACGATCGAACAGCTGGACGGGCGGACGGTGAGCGGGAGCGCGACCATGTCCGGACGGGCCCCCTACACGGTCTACTTCGCCGCCCGCTACAGCCGTCCGTTCGACTCGATCAGGTACTGGAACCCGGGTGGTCGACCCGACTCCCGTTCGGCCGCCGTCACCTTCGCGGGCGGGGGAGAGGTCACCGTCGAGGTCGGCATCTCCTACGTCGACGAGGCCGGGGCGCTGCGCAACCTCGACTCGGAGGAGACCGACTTCGACTCGCTGCGTGCGGCGACCCGGGAGGCGTGGAACGACGCGCTCGGCGCGATCCGGGTGACCGGCGGCACCGACGCCGACAGGACCTCCTTCTACACCGCGCTCTACCACGCCCAGCACCACCCCAACGTCTTCTCGGACGCGGACGGGCGCTGGCGCGGCTACGACGGACAGGTCCACACCGCGGACGGGTGGACCCCCTACGCCAACTTCTCCATGTGGGACACGTACCGCGGCCAGATGCCGCTGCTCTCGGTGATCCAGCCGGACCGGTACCGCGACATGACCCGGACGCTCCTCGAGGCGAAGCGCCAACGGACGCCCTCCGATCCCGAGGAGGCGCAGAGGAACCCGGCCCGGTTCCCGAAGTGGGCGCTCAACAACACCTACCCGGACTACATGGTGGGGGAGCCGGTGATGCCGGTCCTGGCCGAGGCGTGGTGCCGCGACCTCGTCGACGTCGATATCGCGTCCGACCTGTACACGCACATGCGCGAGCAGGTCCTCACCCACCACCGGGAGCCGTCCTTCGTCGAGCATGGGTTCGCCCGCCGCGGCTACGGCGGCGCGAGCGAGACCCTCGAGTACGCGATCGCCGCCTTCTCGTTCGCCCTCGTCGCCGATCGCCTAGGGCACCAGGCCGATCGCGACGCGGCGCTCGCGCTCGCCCGCAACTGGGCGAGCGCGATCGACCCCGAGATCGGCTTCGCTCGCCCGCGTCAGGCCGACGGCAGCTACCGGGCGGGCTACGACCCGATGATGCCCGACGGTTTCGTGGAGGGGACGGGCTGGCAGTACACGTGGCTCGTCCCCCACGACGTGGCCGGACTCTTCGACGTGATCGGCCGCGTTGACCCGGTCTCCGACCGGCTCGACACCTTCTTCTCCACCTGGCTGGCGGCCGCGACGCCGACGGGGGCGGCGGAGGCGCAGAAGCACATCACCGCGTTCGGTATCGCCTACTACGGCAACCAGTACGCGCCGTCCAACGAGCACGACCTGCAGGCCCCGTACATGTACGACTGGACGGACGAGCCGTGGAAGACCCAGGCCGTCGTCCGGGGGCTGCAGTCGCTGTACCGCCCGCTCCCCGACGGCCTCCCCGGCAACGACGACCTCGGGACCCTCTCGTCCTGGTACGTGTGGAGCGCGCTCGGCCTGTACCCGACGGTGTCCGGTGCACCGCTCTACACGGTCGGCTCCCCAGTCTTCGAGCGGGCGGAGATCGCGGTCCCCGGAGGCACCTTCACCGTGAGGTCGCCCGGCGCGTCGCCCGCTGCGAAGTACGTGAAGGCGGCGACCCTGGACGGGCAGACCTTCGACGCCACCTGGCTCCCGGACAGCGCCCTCCGCCCCGGCGGCGAGCTGGTCCTGGAGATGGATGTCCTCCCGAACCGGGAGTGGGGAGCTTCGAAGCCGCCATCGCTCAGCGCGGGCGACCTGTCGGCCTTCGGCTGCCGGGCCGGCTAG
- a CDS encoding discoidin domain-containing protein yields the protein MWLGLRVAVSLSLLALLLPACSEQSRVDPGADIAVAGTVMRQDGAGVNGVRVVMSRDAGLGEALSLVFSFGLACIDEKIREACGKTREVVTGPDGGFRFALKGRDTQTSGGSAATMELAARLPRSSQELEGPAVRVRHLVQTSAVQIPMRAWEPALEVKGDATTVSVTWPPLDPGLLPAYMGAAASYDVRFETTSGGLVWAQPLAPGGTFDARVLEDTVGAVSVEAAVPQAEVPDEAGTRVSMRLSSARFAYKAMAGRPVSRSKGCYVLDAAQRPVAQSGCAVTDGDFRRTFTPAGAECPPGEQCPTLGQDVTIDLGSPRPIRLVVLRGCDDECAVLASPDGAAWEAVGAGAGFEDSAGEDNMTITPVTAISGRYLRVTGSVHTLREVSVWDDTAHPAPAPAGSLIVAPDELPDRTPPGQGERGLALVVLATVLALLAASAAFFTRPRS from the coding sequence GTGTGGCTCGGCTTGCGCGTCGCGGTCTCCCTCTCGCTCCTCGCGCTCCTGCTTCCGGCGTGCTCCGAGCAGAGCCGCGTCGACCCGGGAGCCGATATCGCCGTCGCCGGCACCGTCATGAGGCAGGACGGGGCCGGGGTGAACGGGGTCCGGGTCGTCATGTCGCGCGACGCGGGGCTCGGAGAGGCGCTGTCCCTCGTCTTCTCGTTCGGACTCGCGTGCATCGACGAGAAGATCCGTGAGGCGTGCGGGAAGACCCGCGAGGTGGTCACGGGTCCGGACGGCGGCTTCCGGTTCGCCCTGAAGGGACGCGATACCCAGACCTCGGGCGGGTCGGCGGCGACGATGGAGCTGGCCGCCCGTCTCCCGCGGTCGAGCCAGGAGCTCGAGGGGCCCGCGGTCCGGGTCCGTCACCTCGTGCAGACGTCCGCGGTCCAGATCCCCATGCGGGCTTGGGAGCCGGCGCTCGAGGTGAAGGGCGACGCGACGACGGTGTCCGTCACCTGGCCCCCGCTGGATCCCGGGCTGCTCCCTGCCTACATGGGAGCCGCTGCCTCCTACGACGTCCGGTTCGAGACGACGTCCGGGGGGTTGGTGTGGGCGCAGCCGCTCGCGCCCGGGGGGACGTTCGACGCCCGCGTCCTCGAGGACACGGTGGGAGCCGTCTCCGTGGAGGCGGCCGTCCCCCAAGCCGAGGTGCCGGACGAAGCCGGCACGCGCGTATCGATGCGGCTGTCCTCCGCCAGGTTCGCGTACAAGGCCATGGCCGGACGACCCGTCTCCCGATCGAAGGGGTGCTACGTCCTCGACGCAGCCCAGCGCCCGGTGGCGCAGTCCGGGTGCGCGGTCACCGACGGGGACTTCCGCCGGACCTTCACACCGGCCGGCGCGGAGTGTCCCCCGGGGGAGCAGTGTCCGACGCTCGGACAGGACGTCACCATCGACCTCGGCTCCCCGCGGCCGATCAGGCTCGTCGTCCTGCGCGGATGCGACGACGAGTGCGCGGTGCTCGCCTCGCCGGACGGGGCGGCCTGGGAGGCGGTGGGAGCGGGCGCCGGATTCGAGGACTCCGCGGGCGAGGACAACATGACGATCACGCCCGTGACCGCGATATCCGGACGCTACCTGCGGGTGACGGGCAGCGTCCACACCCTGCGGGAGGTGTCGGTGTGGGACGACACCGCCCACCCCGCCCCGGCTCCGGCCGGCTCGCTGATCGTGGCCCCCGACGAGCTCCCGGACCGGACACCCCCGGGCCAGGGGGAGCGCGGGCTCGCCCTGGTCGTGCTGGCGACGGTCCTGGCGCTCCTGGCCGCCTCGGCCGCGTTCTTCACCCGGCCACGCTCCTGA
- a CDS encoding long-chain fatty acid--CoA ligase, which yields MSRDVAAERADIDATVEGKTITSLFQQTVSEHAEIPALKWKEGEDWKSLSWAEYGRLVTEMANGLISLGLRKGEFANILSSNRYEYYIADLATMHAGGIPVSLYNTLAPEQIEYIVNHCEAVFVFVENRDFYEKLLKIRQQIPNVRKVVMFEGAEEFADDEWVISYDEVLEAGREFAKTDAGELEQRWKAITPEDLATLIYTSGTTGPPKGVMITHYNVVWTMESLKRMLPEFPAGMRQISYLPLAHIAERMTGLYNPIYHGSTVHFCPDPRQVAAYLGQVKPQFFFGVPRVWEKLHAGLSGMVNNNPDEAQRKQAQEAIEACLEKVRLEQAGQPVPEDLQRKVEEAEAITGFLRMMVGMDELIGAASGAAPIAREVLEWLHAVGIKVSEVYGQSEDTGPTSFNRMDSNRLGTVGPALPGVEVRLAEDGEVLVRGGNVTQGYYKEPEMTRETFDEDGWLHSGDIGEFDEDGYLSIVDRKKEIIITAGGKNIAPSNVENLLKGCPIVGQAAVIGDRRKYVTALVVLDAEAAPAWAAKEGLPTDIAELAEHPRVHEMIQSYIDEMNTKLHSQEQVKRFTVLPTEWTAESEELTPTLKLKRRVIESKYEREIEGMYA from the coding sequence TTGTCCAGGGACGTAGCCGCGGAACGCGCTGATATCGACGCGACCGTCGAGGGCAAGACGATCACGAGCCTGTTCCAGCAGACGGTCTCCGAACACGCCGAGATCCCCGCGCTCAAGTGGAAGGAAGGGGAGGACTGGAAGTCGCTGTCCTGGGCGGAGTACGGCCGCCTCGTGACGGAGATGGCCAACGGCCTCATCTCCCTCGGCCTGCGCAAGGGCGAGTTCGCCAACATCCTGTCCTCGAACCGATACGAGTACTACATCGCCGACCTGGCCACGATGCACGCCGGGGGGATCCCGGTCTCCCTCTACAACACGCTGGCCCCCGAGCAGATCGAGTACATCGTCAACCACTGCGAGGCGGTCTTCGTCTTCGTGGAGAACCGCGACTTCTACGAGAAGCTGCTGAAGATCCGCCAGCAGATCCCCAACGTCCGCAAGGTCGTGATGTTCGAGGGAGCGGAGGAGTTCGCCGACGACGAGTGGGTCATCTCCTACGACGAGGTGCTCGAGGCCGGACGTGAGTTCGCCAAGACGGACGCGGGCGAGCTGGAGCAGCGCTGGAAGGCGATCACCCCGGAGGACCTCGCCACCCTCATCTACACGTCGGGCACGACCGGACCGCCCAAGGGCGTGATGATCACCCACTACAACGTGGTGTGGACGATGGAGTCTCTGAAGCGCATGCTCCCGGAGTTCCCGGCCGGGATGCGCCAGATCTCCTACCTCCCGCTGGCGCACATCGCGGAGCGGATGACCGGGCTGTACAACCCGATCTACCACGGGTCCACCGTCCACTTCTGCCCCGACCCGCGGCAGGTCGCCGCCTACCTCGGACAGGTCAAGCCGCAGTTCTTCTTCGGTGTCCCCCGCGTCTGGGAGAAGCTGCACGCCGGCTTGAGCGGGATGGTCAACAACAACCCCGACGAGGCGCAGCGCAAGCAGGCGCAGGAAGCCATCGAGGCGTGCCTGGAGAAGGTGCGGCTCGAGCAGGCCGGACAGCCCGTCCCCGAGGATCTGCAGCGCAAGGTGGAGGAGGCCGAGGCCATCACCGGGTTCCTGCGGATGATGGTCGGGATGGACGAGCTGATCGGGGCCGCGTCGGGCGCCGCCCCCATCGCGCGCGAGGTCCTCGAGTGGCTGCACGCGGTCGGGATCAAGGTGTCCGAGGTATACGGACAGTCCGAGGACACCGGTCCGACCTCGTTCAACCGCATGGACTCCAACCGCCTCGGCACCGTCGGACCCGCGCTCCCCGGCGTCGAGGTGAGGCTCGCCGAGGACGGTGAGGTGCTCGTCCGCGGAGGCAACGTCACCCAGGGCTACTACAAGGAGCCCGAGATGACCCGGGAGACCTTCGACGAGGACGGGTGGCTGCACTCGGGCGACATCGGCGAGTTCGACGAGGACGGGTACCTGAGCATCGTCGACCGCAAGAAGGAGATCATCATCACGGCGGGAGGCAAGAACATCGCCCCCTCCAACGTGGAGAACCTCCTGAAGGGATGCCCGATCGTCGGCCAGGCCGCGGTCATCGGGGACCGTCGCAAGTACGTCACCGCGCTGGTCGTCCTCGACGCCGAGGCGGCTCCCGCGTGGGCGGCCAAGGAAGGGCTCCCGACCGATATCGCGGAGCTGGCGGAGCACCCGCGCGTGCACGAGATGATCCAGTCCTACATCGACGAGATGAACACGAAGCTCCACAGCCAGGAGCAGGTGAAGAGGTTCACCGTGCTCCCGACGGAGTGGACCGCCGAGTCAGAGGAGCTGACCCCCACCCTGAAGCTGAAGCGGCGGGTCATCGAGTCGAAGTACGAGCGCGAGATCGAGGGCATGTACGCCTAG